The following are encoded in a window of Trichocoleus sp. genomic DNA:
- a CDS encoding ribbon-helix-helix protein, CopG family — MNSINPDLCVATDKARITVYLPQELKDRLAVIAEKDKRSVSVLIEILILEALESRDKGKE; from the coding sequence ATGAATTCTATTAATCCTGATCTTTGTGTGGCTACAGATAAAGCCAGAATTACCGTATATCTACCGCAAGAGTTGAAAGATCGCTTAGCTGTGATAGCCGAGAAGGACAAGCGATCGGTTAGTGTGTTGATTGAAATTTTGATTCTTGAAGCTCTGGAATCTAGAGACAAAGGGAAAGAGTAA
- a CDS encoding gas vesicle protein GvpG, producing MFLDLLVAPITAPLSGLAWIGNKILEQATTELDDKENLNKRLLSLQLAFDMGELSEADFEEQEEALLLAIQELDDQARQAAE from the coding sequence CGATCACCGCTCCATTGTCTGGGCTTGCCTGGATCGGCAATAAAATTCTGGAGCAGGCAACGACTGAACTGGACGATAAGGAAAACCTGAATAAGCGACTGCTGTCATTGCAGCTTGCGTTTGATATGGGCGAGCTTTCTGAGGCAGATTTTGAGGAGCAGGAAGAAGCGTTGCTGTTGGCAATTCAAGAACTGGATGATCAGGCTAGGCAAGCAGCCGAGTAG